A window from Thalassophryne amazonica chromosome 15, fThaAma1.1, whole genome shotgun sequence encodes these proteins:
- the ptrhd1 gene encoding putative peptidyl-tRNA hydrolase PTRHD1, with product MATSAGAGTGSSGGRLVQYVVVRSDLVHKLSWPLGAVITQACHAAVAAIQLNYADPDTQRYLRELDSMHKVVLAAPDEASLSRLSQSLTQARVDHKLWVEQPENTATCLALKPYPKDAVQPLLHKFKLFK from the exons aTGGCGACCTCAGCAGGAGCCGGTACCGGTTCCTCCGGCGGCCGCTTGGTCCAGTACGTGGTGGTTCGGTCGGATCTGGTTCACAAACTGTCGTGGCCGTTAGGAGCCGTTATAACTCAGGCCTGCCACGCCGCTGTCGCCGCCATTCAGCTGAACTACGCGGATCCGGACACGCAGCGGTACCTCCGGGAGCTGGACTCTATGCACAAAGTGGTGCTGGCG GCTCCAGACGAGGCCTCGCTGTCCCGTCTGTCCCAGAGTCTGACCCAAGCCCGTGTGGACCACAAGCTGTGGGTGGAGCAGCCCGAGAACACGGCCACCTGCTTGGCTCTGAAACCGTACCCCAAAGACGCCGTCCAGCCGCTGCTGCACAAATTCAAATTGTTCAAATGA